The genome window caaaaagTAAAGTGTAGACTTTTGTTTCAAACAGCGCAAGAGAGTAGGCCGGTTGTTACCCGGCTTGTTTGCTTTTTGTTGGTTTTTTTCTGCCCGCCCGGAAAAATAACAAAGACGAAAAAGATTACTTCGGCGGCTaaaatttctttgtttttgtgTCACTTTTTGTGTTTGGTGTTACAGATAAGGTCATTGGCGgctaatttttcttttgtgtTTCTGTGTATTTAGTCCACTGTGGGTTTTTTGTGGTAAATGGAattgattataatttaagGGGGGGGAGGTATCTTAAAAAGACAAATCACAAAAAACAAAAGGTATAAAAAGGGCacattttttctaatttatctCTAGCTTTTCTCTCTTTTAAAGTTCACTTTATTACTATTGTActtgtattattatatgtatCTTGGTTTGAGGACACTTCTTTAGtctttttttctatttagCAGTAAATAAATTCTTTCATTATAACAAACAACATAACACATTGGAGTATGGTTGCAACTTCAAAGAAAGAACAAGAAAGCATGGTAAGTTATACAAAAGCCccatttatatattcaaatttattttactaaCAGTTTATATGTActtttgtttatatatttatttattttttgtacAGATTATGATGAAATTGTTCAAACATATCTAGACAAACAATACAGACCTTTCAGTGTCAAtgatattgttaataatttatcaaaagaaattacaaagaaaacaatagTGATTAAAAGCTTGGAATCACTAGttaaacaaaatagaaTTGTAGTTAAAAACTTCGGTAagattcaaatttattgttgTCTGGATAAAGAATTATCATCAGATATCGATTTAAAACTTTATAATTTGACAAAATTGACAGAATTAAGAACagaattaattgaaatcgataaaaaaaaatcaatcg of Tetrapisispora phaffii CBS 4417 chromosome 6, complete genome contains these proteins:
- the HOP2 gene encoding Hop2p (similar to Saccharomyces cerevisiae HOP2 (YGL033W); ancestral locus Anc_4.81), yielding MVATSKKEQESMVNYDEIVQTYLDKQYRPFSVNDIVNNLSKEITKKTIVIKSLESLVKQNRIVVKNFGKIQIYCCLDKELSSDIDLKLYNLTKLTELRTELIEIDKKKSIVSETWNNLEKELSNNEIIDYNKNKLQEIESLEFKIHNIKQLQENSNIDQVKINKIIDLNDKIEKDYKKRVKNMKDLMLLLKDVTQSKNIEDLLENIGVEKL